In Coccidioides posadasii str. Silveira chromosome 4, complete sequence, one genomic interval encodes:
- a CDS encoding uncharacterized protein (EggNog:ENOG410PTA1) → MAAGFGFSVGDMIAGLKIIYVSCEALKCASASRMEYLALRTEIQSLLTALEAIDDLDLEYRGTEKQWTAVNSSISSCKACIDDFLAKTSKYEPYLQDGAKRGWAAGYRRIKWAICKREDVAQFRMQLERHASSINMLLITFQAHAANKPRDARTAGGMAIVARPGTTDDENITALLKGLTLEQRQFFQLLLTQNRQLQQSLDDIRHLVRLQTEIPPQVTLQKPVILLDAFGKTAPFHLDFIDSLDAFVAVLKIRSEQAGVRMGGLKKLDRREFCIRDTQRRRSLDLNRPWTKIFRPGQNVDMSMVFRRRLTPTICPECGCQNDPCVEDGEIECGFCGLWYHHVREEPHAQPLLPPEPDPVPLSRTVTARSSEVDSSELDVQEPKFAGFRRVRIISLLLNPSTANKRSQDVKPDALRDLSIAQRSPLNMEDEPRQSYTRSPPQKKRNIRMQPPFPKTPKQKAHRSSLKGERLQLRHFAEDPYASGEDSSSRNNPLEKKFRSHCWAKPVFSHVSEEEGTLRPRSLSAHDHQNQEQTLDAEDHDGRRGLDCDIPGFRTVSPVSQHLRLHDAKYEPAITRRREEVQWTLIDSWIR, encoded by the exons ATGGCGGCGGGGTTTGGCTTCTCTGTGGGCGACATGATCGCGGGTCTCAAAATCATCTATGTTTCCTGCGAGGCCCTCAAGTGTGCATCAGCCTCCCGAATGGAGTATCTTGCCCTTCGAACCGAGATCCAATCTCTCCTAACCGCCCTCGAGGCCATTGACGATCTTGACCTGGAGTATCGTGGCACCGAAAAGCAGTGGACTGCCGTCAACTCTTCGATCTCATCGTGCAAAGCATGCATAGACGACTTTCTGGCAAAGACCTCAAAGTACGAGCCCTATCTGCAGGACGGCGCAAAACGCGGATGGGCGGCTGGATACAGGAGGATCAAGTGGGCAATCTGCAAGAGGGAGGACGTTGCGCAGTTTCGGATGCAGTTGGAGAGACACGCTTCCTCAATCAACATGCTGCTTATTACGTTCCAGGCACATGCCGCCAACAAGCCTCGGGATGCCCGGACTGCTGGTGGGATGGCGATTGTGGCCCGCCCTGGCACAACAGACGATGAGAATATTACAGCACTTCTCAAAGGACTCACATTGGAGCAACGGCAATTCTTCCAACTGCTACTCACGCAAAACCGACAGCTACAGCAGAGTCTAGACGACATTCGCCACCTCGTGCGCCTCCAGACGGAAATTCCTCCGCAGGTGACGCTTCAAAAACCGGTCATACTGCTCGATGCGTTTGGAAAAACTGCACCTTTCCACCTCGACTTCATCGACTCTCTGGATGCCTTTGTGGCCGTACTGAAAATCAGATCCGAACAAGCCGGTGTCCGAATGGGTGGGCTAAAGAAACTAGACAGGCGAGAATTCTGTATAAGAGACACTCAGAGACGGAGAAGCCTCGACTTGAATCGCCCATGGACGAAGATTTTTCGTCCTGGACAGAACGTCGATATGAGCATGGTATTTCGGCGGCGTCTAACTCCAACGATTTGTCCCGAATGCGGCTGCCAGAATGACCCTTGCGTGGAGGACGGCGAGATCGAATG TGGGTTTTGCGGGTTGTGGTATCATCATGTCCGAGAAGAACCGCATGCCCAGCCCCTTCTTCCACCAGAGCCCGATCCGGTGCCATTATCGCGGACGGTGACGGCGAGATCGTCAGAGGTTGATTCTTCAGAATTGGATGTGCAAGAACCAAAGTTTGCTGGATTTCGCCGTGTTCGCATAATCTCATTGCTATTGAACCCTTCAACTGCGAATAAACGCTCGCAGGACGTTAAACCAG ACGCCCTCCGCGACCTTTCCATTGCACAGCGCTCCCCGCTGAATATGGAGGATGAACCACGACAAAGCTATACCCGTTCCCCTCCACAAAAGAAGCGAAATATCCGAATGCAGCCGCCATTTCCCAAAACACCAAAGCAGAAAGCTCACCGATCGAGTCTAAAGGGAGAGAGGCTGCAACTTCGCCACTTCGCGGAAGACCCCTATGCTTCAGGTGAGGATAGTAGCTCGAGAAATAATCCGTTAGAAAAAAAGTTTCGATCTCACTGCTGGGCGAAGCCGGTTTTCTCACATGTCAGCGAGGAAGAAGGCACTCTTCGCCCTCGATCGCTGTCAGCACATGACCACCAAAATCAAGAGCAAACATTGGATGCCGAAGACCATGATGGTCGTCGCGGTTTAGATTGCGATATTCCTGGATTCCGGACGGTGTCTCCTGTCTCGCAGCACTTACGACTTCATGATGCCAAATATGAACCAGCCATCACAAGGAGGCGAGAGGAAGTTCAGTGGACTCTGATAGACTCATGGATACGATGA
- a CDS encoding uncharacterized protein (EggNog:ENOG410QDKU~COG:E) → MPVVLFFWACGYFWKGKGWLKLSQIDVDSGRREIDWEAHNAMMEKRRNAALIKRIMYFLF, encoded by the coding sequence ATGCCTGTGGTGCTGTTCTTCTGGGCTTGTGGCTATTTctggaaaggaaaaggatgGCTCAAACTTAGCCAGATCGATGTCGATTCCGGCCGTCGTGAGATCGATTGGGAAGCGCATAACGCTATGATGGAGAAGCGGAGAAACGCCGCCCTCATCAAGCGTATCATGTACTTCCTCTTCTAA
- the INDA1_2 gene encoding Amino-acid permease inda1 (EggNog:ENOG410QDKU~COG:E~TransMembrane:12 (i71-92o98-114i134-154o174-195i202-223o235-253i319-338o344-361i373-391o419-437i444-463o514-531i)), with amino-acid sequence MDKSEKGIVVAGNDQSNLPAYESSEDARDAIENQEQLGFWTRMGCTPESFKQRTLADKHNQLNRTLKGRHLHMIAIGGSIGAGLFVGSGSALHDGGPATLIIDFMIIGVVSTSARRRTKTMPADPRFANLQMMFNVVFALGELAIMYPVSGGFYTYSTRFIDPSWGFAMGWNYVFQWAIVLPLELTVAGLTIGYWQVDVSVGVWITVFIIAIILINIFGVLGYGEEEFWSSCLKLAAVVIFMLIALVCVLGGGPSHGKYGEYWGARLWYDPGAFRNGFKGVCSVFVTAAFAFSGTELVGLAAAESKTPVQSLPSAIKQVFWRITLFYILGLFFVGLLVDSNDERLLGSGLIDVTASPFVIAAKDAGLDGFDSFMNVIILISVLSIGNSGVYGGSRTLTALAEQGYAPKMFAYVDRAGRPLYSTIFLIAFSLLAYVNLSASGAEIFDWLQALSGLAALFTWGSVSSPFSFVIQTCEEHRGADSDLNRFAWPISVSEARGSTMDTRLMSFLSKPPLGLWVLGSVLPSSLSSSLRR; translated from the exons ATGGACAAGAGCGAGAAGGGTATCGTTGTCGCTGGCAACGATCAGAGTAACCTTCCCGCCTATGAGTCGAGCGAGGATGCCCGCGATGCCATAGAAAACCAGGAACAGCTGGGTTTCTGGACCCGCATGGGCTGCACACCCGAGTCGTTCAAGCAAAGAACGCTTGCGGACAAGCACAACCAGCTGAACAGAACCCTCAAGGGCCGACATCTGCATATGATTGCCATTGGAGGAAGTATCGGTGCTGGTTTGTTTGTCGGCTCTGGAAGTGCCCTTCACGATGGCGGCCCTGCAACTCTGATCATTGACTTTATGATTATCGGCGTGGTAAGTACTTCGGCGCGTCGCAGAACCAAAACGATGCCTGCTGACCCGCGTTTTGCGAATCTCCAGATGATGTTCAACGTGGTCTTCGCACTTGGTGAACTTGCGATTATGTATCCTGTCTCCGGTGGTTTCTATACGTATTCGACACGGTTTATTGACCCGTCCTGGGGTTTCGCCATGGGGTGGAACTATGTGTTCCAGTGGGCCATTGTTTTACCGCTTGAACTGACGGTCGCCGGCTTGACGATTGGCTATTGGCAGGTAGATGTCAGTGTTGGTGTCTGGATCACGGTATTCATCATCGCTATCATTTTGATCAACATTTTCGGTGTCCTTGGCTATGGTGAAGAGGAGTTTTGGTCAAGTTGCCTGAAGCTTGCCGCCGTCGTGATCTTCATGTTGATCGCCCTTGTCTGCGTTTTGGGCGGTGGCCCAAGCCACGGCAAGTATGGCGAGTACTGGGGTGCACGTTTGTGGTACGACCCAGGAGCGTTTAGGAATGGGTTCAAGG GAGTGTGCTCCGTCTTCGTCACCGCCGCCTTTGCCTTCTCTGGGACCGAGCTTGTCGGTTTGGCTGCCGCAGAATCCAAGACCCCCGTCCAGTCTCTCCCCTCTGCTATCAAGCAGGTCTTCTGGCGTATCACCCTTTTCTATATCCTTGGTCTGTTCTTCGTCGGCCTCCTTGTCGATTCCAACGATGAGCGTCTTCTGGGCTCGGGATTGATTGATGTCACGGCTTCGCCTTTTGTTATTGCGGCCAAAGATGCCGGGCTTGATGGCTTCGACAGCTTCATGAACGTCATTATTCTCATCTCTGTCCTCTCTATCGGAAATTCTGGCGTCTATGGTGGATCTCGTACCCTGACTGCTCTGGCCGAGCAAGGATACGCGCCAAAGATGTTTGCATATGTTGACCGCGCCGGACGTCCACTCTACTCTACTATCTTCCTTATCGCTTTCTCTTTACTCGCCTATGTCAATCTCAGCGCCAGTGGTGCGGAAATCTTCGATTGGCTTCAGGCGCTGTCCGGTCTTGCCGCGCTATTCACCTGGGGCAGTGTAAGTTCCCCCTTCTCTTTTGTCATTCAGACTTGCGAAGAACATCGCGGCGCTGACAGCGATTTGAACAGATTTGCTTGGCCCATATCCGTTTCAGAAGCGCGTGGAAGTACCATGGACACACGCTTGATGAGCTTCCTTTCAAAGCCGCCCTTGGGGTTGTGGGTTCTTGGATCGGTCTTACCCTCGTCATTATCGTCCTCATTGCGCAGGTGA